cccaacccagagggtgcagtccacccttttccgactgagaacctgagtctcatcccagaagcttcacactcagctgcaaaccgccccagtaaacgctgaaggtcacagcctgatgagccATCAGGACTACATCGTCTGTGAATAGCTGAgaagagatcctaaggcccccaaactggacgctcttgacgccttggctgtgcctaaAAATTCTGTCCGTGAaatttatgaacagaatcggtgacaaggggcagccttggcggaggccaacattcatCGGGAACAGGCTGggcttactgctggcaatgccaaccaggctctggttgtacaaggaccgaatggcacgtagcaGCACCGCCAATCCTGTACTCTGAGAGCACCCCCAACAGGAAACCGCGAGGGACGCGGTCGAATggcttttccaagtccacaaagcacatgtagaccggttgggcaaactcccaagtaccctccagtacccttgcaagggtgtagagctggtccagtgttctgcaaccgggatgaaaaccacactgcacctcctgtaggcgaggttcgactaacagtcgtacccttctctccagcaccctggaatagactttcccagggagctGAGGCgtgtgatccccctgtagttggaatACACCctcccttcttgaaaagggtgaccaccaccccagtctgagTTGAAAAAGACACACATCATAAAAGACATTTAGCAGTTAGCAAAAGGTTCAAAATACACAAAACTTTATTGACCGCAGGCACAAAATCAAAGAGGGTTGTACAAATAGAGTTTTCCAAATGATCCATGGATTTAACTCCAAACACAATGAGAGGGAACGCTATGACAAGACGGGCCAGCTCAGGAGCGGATGACCTTTCAGTGACGTCGATCCAGTGTCGATACCTGCGAGCTAAGAAGGCTAAACACTTAAATCCAGGCCAGAAAATTGTCCTGAGTCGACACCTGCGGCCAAATGTAATCTCTTCCAACAAGTAAACTACTGATTTTTACTACGACAACAGCAAGGAGAAGTGTGAGTTAAGGCATTGTGGACGGAAGTCAAAGCAGCTCAACTACTTCAATAGCAAAGACACGGCAAAAAGCACAAGACAGAATAATGTCAGACAGAAATGGCACAAGTCATGGCAGGTAGGCATCTCTAATGGCACGGTGCGtgtagcagcagcaggaggaagGATGGCGGGGCAGCATGGCACTTCCAGCTCAGCCAGAAGGAACAAATACAGTTGTATGGAATGTCCAGTTGATGGAGAATGTTCCGGAGCAGAGGTATATGTTTGTGAGGCAGCCAGCGCGACGACGATCCGGGAACAATCGGCGGACATTCATCACCTGAGCACCACATGGACATGGGGGCGGGGTTTCATGACATATATTTCCTATTAAGACGTAGCGTAATTACAAGCCGATCAAAGGCAAGAGGTGTTGTTTTGATTGCTTGCAGGATTACGCCACAAAATGTTATGAGTCGCTTCCGTTTGTTCCTGGCGTCTTATGGTCCGTTACCTCCATTAACcgggaagtagcctgctagcttgctaataaaaataacaaaaatgacaatgaaagtGTCCCAGTAGAGTTGACGTCACTTTACCGTAACGTCTTACGCAATTCACCaaaaaccaggaagtagcctgctaactcgctgcacccccccccccccccaccccacacacacacacaaacaaccactTAAACAATTGCTTGTCGCGCtctacatttgtgtgtgtgtgtttttttactcacttttgtgaattTATTTTCCCACAATGTCCGTCTGTTCTGAACGCTTTACATCAtcggaaccaggaagtagcctgctcaCTCACATAAGCACTGATTTTAATCACAACTGTTCCTCCCGTCAACAAAATGATCTCACGCCATCTTCAGTCACTTCCCCAATTACAAAAGTTATGAAATGACTTGGCAACTGTCAAACTGGTTATTTATGGCTTGCTAGCAGTGCATATCGGCGCTGGGTAACGACTCAAAGGCGGCCATGGCGTCACAACCTGTTGCCGCTCTTAAATCGTTTGGGATCTAAAAAATGGACACGATGACCTGGTTGAACCTTGACTGATGCGCCAGGATCTTAGGGGGCGGAGCCTCAAGGACACTTTATCTGGGCAGCTTAGCGTGCATCAACACGACGCGGTTTCCCTCCCTGAATGGGCACCCTCGCCGCACGCCACTGTCCTTCCCTTCCTCCTccgtctcctcttcctcttctcctccagGCTATGCTTCTCCCCGTACCTTGCCTCCTTGCTCCGCCCCTCCCCGTCCGGAGAAGTTGACGAAGATGACGACGACTCACTGGGTGTGCTCCCTAAGGGATGGCGCTGGGAGTTGGCGGGCATTGCGGTGTCGGATAGGGGCGAGAGAGGCCCGAGAGGAGAGTAGCGTCGAAGGGAGACCCCCTTGAGGTTGACGGCCATATCCAGAACCAGTTTTCTAGAAGACCGAGGCGCGGTAAGAAGAGGCGGCAGTCCTGAAGCGTCACTCTGACCAGGAGTGGAAGGTTCTGGAGCCCTGCTGACAGGAGATAGCTCCGCCCCCTCCAGACTGTCCTCTGATTGGTAGGAGAGAGGGGAAGCAGGACTCTCCGCCGTGCACCCCTGCAGGTTGACGCCAGCCGAGGATCGCGGCGCCACCTCCGTGTGAACGTCACGCCTGCCAGCATCGAGCTGGACCCGTCGCCCTCCTGCGGTTTGGTAGCTGTGGAGCCCCAGGGTGATGTGCGTGCCAGCAGGGGGGTCCAGCAGAGGGGCGTGGCCTCTGGCTTGGCGGAACATGCGACTCCACATGTTGGCCAACCGGCGCTGTgaagaggacgaggaggaggaggagcgccGTGTTGTGTGGCGTCTGATCTGTCTGCTCATGGCCAAACGCAGGTTCTGCAACACGGACGCCtgcagggagggaggggggcaaaGAAGCATGAAGGCTTTTCCTACTGAGGACGTTGGCTGAGATGGCATGTGGAAGTCTGACTGCTAACTTGTGTGAATTCCCAATGAGATTCTTAATGGCTTGCGTCATTCTTTTCACCTGGGTGGGGTTGTAAGCCGGGAAATCCTCCACGGGCGGGATGAGACCCTGCGCGATGAGCTGGCCATATGAGGGCGGAGCCTCCCGCTGAACAAACTCCGCCTCCATGCGAGTCATCTGAGTCTCGAAAGCCCTGTGGGCGGGGGGAGAATGATCAATTATAACATGCCAAAGCTACAGGTGACCATATAAGGGGTCCCTGACATGAGCCAGCTGCTTTGCTTCAAGAGATTgtacattgtttgtaattatgttctacattgttacgTTTCTTGAAACCGAAGGGTAAATTTGCAGACATGACGTTGGTAGTCACACAGTCATGACAAACAAGTTCCCGCAGCTCGGCATCATTTCTGGCTGTGACTTAATGAGGGTAATATCGCTCAGCtacagcagagtaaacaaacgcttctcgaggtagatcaTCGACGTGGTTCACTataattttcatcaaaatagtagtcatgccaaaatgtcgtgttgctgctggatgttcacagtatctgAATGACGCTCttaagtttcttttcttttccaaaggacaaaggtttaagacaaccacggatgaagcaagtgcagagaacgagagacagatggacgcccacctcgagttctgtcctttgcagtgatcatttcactggtGACTGCTTTGAAgtaacacctttacaagaagcatttggcttgaaagtagggtataaatgcattttgaataagGATTCGATTCCGCCGGTACgcaagaaaaaacatcaaaacaacaaagaacgGTCAAAGATGTCAAAGTTGTGACAGAAGAGAGTAAGTCccgtcttgtttacataatgtcttatAAACACTATTGCATtgtagcgacaaggctgcaaagcataatacatgttatataaatctcttttgacagcgatatgtttacttggggggggggtgcgGCAATGGCAAACATTCATTGTCGACATGAAGCCACATGTACATTAAAATAGACaggctgtaaaaaaaacccattaacgcacattaaaaagctgatttaaaacaataattgaaggatatgAAGGATAAGCTAACACGGAGTAACTTACCATTCTATGTTTTGGAGGCAACCAATCTCCATCTCCATGTCTTCAGGCTAAAGTGCCTGTTCTGCATGTTCTCTATTTCATACCCAAATGTTTCGATTGACACAAagctcaaatcttcgctataatcactgcaaacatcctctgtctcgtacaccgctacGTTTGTGAGTGAGTGTTACCCTGATGGAGCTGCGAGAACTAGTTCATCATGGCTGGCGGCTGaattacaaatgtcatttttgcaaatttgccGTTCAAACAAGTAGAACAATGTACAACATAATTAtaaacaatatacaatatattcacgcaaagttgataaatcatgtcagcaACCCTGTCATGTCGCCACTAGGTGGCGCAGCATCAATTTATGGAACTTCTCCTCAGGGTGGGACCTTCTTCATGCGCAGCAATTTTGGTCAAGTTATAAGGGTTTCATGTTTCATGGGGGAACATCAAACGTTCCCCCGATGTGAACTCTCTCAGTCTTTGCAATTTAGCAACGCCCACCTCTCAAGTACATCCAGTTCAACTTTCATGGCGATCAGGCTAATTCGCTAGCGGGAGTGTGCTCAGGTAGGACCCCTGGAAATGGTGCCAAACCCTGGAAAATGGCAGCCTACCTGGGCATCCTACAGAAGGGGCTCCTTGATGATTTTTGTCCGCACAGTCGTGATAAACACGTGTATCACACTGTGTGTCACCCGGATCTACTGGTGGTGGGTACGGGTATATTTCAAACTTCATGTTCCACCCACACCGCACGGTGAAAACTTACAATCTTCGGACTTTATCGTCACCTGACCGTCTAAGATACGAGGTTGAATTTTGGTAGCTACCGCGTGAATCCCCTAGGAGGAGTTCATCCTGgaaatccccccaaaaaatggcaCCAGCAAACCTGCTGTGTTTTACAGCACAGGTCTTTGGTGCAATTTTGGTGAGATTTCGAGTACGTTAAAGCTTCTCAAGTGCAATTGAGTTTGCAGAATGATACCTGTACTCTCGACTCCTAACCGAGTGCAGTTTGAGAGCGCAGCCAAGCGCGATGACCAGCAGGAGGCTGCAGACGAGGCTTCCGATCAGAGCGGCCGTGATCACCTTCCTGGGCACGGCCGTCAGGCAGTCCCTCTCGTCGCTCCCGTCCAGGCAGTCCTCCTGCCCGTCGCAGCGCCACGTCTCGAAGATGCACAGGTTGGTCCCGCAGTGGAAGTTTCCGGGCTGGCAGTCGTAGCAGTTCTTCTCGTCGGAGCCGTCCGGGCATCTCTTTTGGTTGTTGCAGCGCTCCGAGGGAGAGTAGCACACGCCTGTGTCGCCGCCGCATGGGAAGTCGCCGTCTGAGCACATCGGGCAGGACTCCTCGTCACGCCCGGACGGACAGTGCCAGTATCCGTCGCAGCGCTGCTGTTCAGAGTAGCAACCTTGGTCACTGCCGCAAGGACGCTCGCCGGGAAAACAGTAACCCTTGACCTTCGTGGAGGAAGGACAAACACTTGAATTATGAACGAGTTATGGGCATGATTTTCCTGCTGTTCGGAGATGTTGAAGAACGAGCAGCTCGGCACAACAGGTTAGCGTGTTGACGCGAGGCAGCCGCTAAGACAGCAGGAACTATGTTATATCCTTCATAAAGGAGAAGCCTTTGCGTCACCTGGTAGGTGGCGTTGAAGCCGCGTCCGGGGCTGCGAGGCTTGGCCGTGTACAACACGCTCATCTGTCCTCGGCTGGACTCCAGCAAGGCCGGCCGCCGGTTGTTGTGGTAGGACAGCACCTGCAGGAGGTGCTCAGCGCGGTGCAGAAGCCCGTCGTACACATGCAGCGAGTCCCCGGGTCCCAGCTGCAGGTCCAGCTGCAGCACAATGGGCTTGGGGTCCTGCGTGTCCAAAAACCAGGAGCACCTCAGCTCTGCCGCCTCGCTCCGGTTGGCCCGGAAGAAATCAGGGGAGGCAAAAGACCCGTAGAAGTTCCCCAAACGTTTGCCGCAAGTCGTATCGGGACAGCCCAGCTCGTCGGAGCCATCGAGGCAGTCGCGGACTTTGTCGCAGCGCAGGACGGCGGGCAGGCAGCGGGTGGACTGAGCCGCGGTGCATGTGAGGGTCCCGTGGGGGCAGAGGCTCGGCCGGGCCTCGGTGGGAGGCGGCGAGCAGCTGCGTTCGTCTGTGGCGTCGCCGCACTCGTCCTGGCCGTTGCACTTCCATGAGTGAGGAAGACATTTGCCATTCCCGCACAGGAACTCGTCTGACTGACAGCTGCTCTGACCCAGGTGACCTACACAGACCAGAACACAAGTACACAATTTCACCTGAgatctccatccatcttcttctgcttatccgaggtcgggttgcgggggcagcagcctaaacagggaagcccagacttaaACCGACAGGAGCTTTTTCTGCCTGATGTGTCAGCGCACCTTTGATGTAGGTCAGGTGGAATCCCTGAGCTTGTCCTGAGCTGTTGGCCTGCGAGTGAAAGTACAGCCAAACGCGCCCCCTGCTGGAGATGAAGGGTGGAGGCCTCATGGAGCCACACAGCCGGGACTCCCCCCTCCACACAGTGGAGGTCATAAGCAGCCAGTCTCCCCCCTCGCAACTCCCGGACTCTCCGATGTCAAAGACCCGGAAACTAGGACACAGGATGAGGATTTGTGTTGtttactgacaaaaaaaagtatgctTGTGTGCGACTGTAAGTGTGCTTACCTGATGGTGATGACCTCTCCGTGACCCCCCTGGATGTGCCAACTGCAGTTGACTCCTGGGGGGTAGTTTACAGGCCAGGAGGGGCTGTAGATCACGCCCCTCCGTTCCGTGTGGACTTCCACCCGCTCACTGCAGCCTGCGGCTGTTACAAAACACGCATCAAATTGTGACAAGTCTTAAAAGAGCAAAGACAAGCGCAAAGCAAAGAGGAAGTCAAACTTCATCACCTGCTGCCACCACGGTGTTGCTCTCCCCAGAGCAACACCGTACATACATAggtacatagatagatactctTTTACTAGGAACACATTACTGTTTAATGGGACCGAATGTTGCCTGTCATTCCAACTCTGTCCAGTAGATGGCTTCGTTACTCTGCGCCTCTGACAGTGTACAGGTGTATACACAAGTTATGCGCAATGTTAGAGGAAAATAACGataaaaattcaataaaaacgtaaaatacaaataaagaaaatgtatgataaatataaaataagtaaaggtaaaataaaaaagggtaaatgaataaataaacaattttgacaaaaatgcaCAGTTCAAATAAGCAATATGggtattttttgtaaatgatgatatgaatgacaggaaaaagaagaaataatgtttaaaaaaaaaaacaaagcaaagtgtAACAATACCAGTAACAAAATAGGAACCATCGCGGTCCCTCAcgctatcgtgttttttcaaattttaatgAATAAACGATCGCTGCTTCGTGATTAACGACagtttattattagtcaaaactaagtgaatcattttcaagcataaaaatgttctacatgaactaaaatacaaatactgtaaagtTTAAGGAAATACAAGACgctgatgaactgtagtctactggccactaggcgtcactagtaacacgcaccaggcTTGAATTagctcacaacagccacaataataacagaataataataataataatagtcatcatcatcatcataataataacaggagCTACTCTTGTGCTCTCAGCTCTGCATCCCcgacgtcatttcctgtccacGCGTCTGGAAGACTTTTGTTAAAAGCTctcacaagcacgagtcttctTCATGTCTTAAATAGTTCATTGTCTTTGAttctatctactatattgggtaataggagtgtaaaggtggctatgggggtgtcatttcatgtctacagggctctaataatggtacaaaTCGTACTTAGAAAGtcctattattatattatttcgtaatttaaaaaaaacaataatcccTACccccgcccacacacacacacacacacacacacaaagtaaggTGTTGGTGATGGTAACACTAGAGGGGGGTGGCGTGTGACAGAGAGAGGCTGCAGTGATGTAATGCTGATAGCAGCATCACAGTGGTGAAAGGGCATCCATGTTTCCACACACAGTCTGATCATTTAGCCACCACAAATCAATACAAGGGGATGGCGGAAGGTGATGACTTCATCAACATAAAACCCACATTTGAGTGACACGCCATGAAGGAACAACAAACCCCATCAtgcatgtcttattttattgtgATGGTGACGAGCACACGTGCATTGATTTAATCAAAAAGCACACAAGCATGCAGTGGTCTTCCAACACGGACACCATTGAACGCTTTGTCTCGCTCACCTGCACACAGCACGGCGGGGCAGAGCCACATCAGCCCCGCCAGCAGCAGCCGCACCGTCGCCCCCATGTTCCCAAGCTCAGCCGACACTCGGGCTCCTATCTCGGACACGACCTCCACAGTCTCCCCGGTGTGGCTTCCATCTGTTTCCAGTCGGTGGACATTTCTAGCGTTAAAAAAAGCATTGCGTCCTTTGCAAGACGCGGACATAACACTAGGGCGACGATAGCCATAACAGAAAGCGACACGTCCGGTAAGACGCTTCACAATAAAGGTTTTGTTTgttgaaaatactgtacagaCTTGGTCGAAGTCGCTCGGTTTAAGTTGTGATGACTAAATCTAATTACTACCGTATTGAATCATCGTTGCGATGggtttgatctgtttgggtaaTGTAAAGCAAATATTTGAGATACAACGACTTTATATGTAGTATAATTTGAAGGCGGTAGTAACTATATCCGCTTCAATCATCTCGCTTTTTGTTGCATTAAATCAGAGCAAGAAAAGGTTCCAGTTAGCATCAGTTTATCAATATATGTTACTATGAGTTTAATCCGTATTATGTCACGTATATCAATTAGATATTTTATGAAAAGCAGGAACGTTTCCCTCACAATTTCCTTTTTACAGGTTTGACAAGTTCAACGTCGCCCCTGGTGGTCAAATCAGCATATGTCATTTACAGTGACGTGCAGTTTAATTTTTCGAAGACATCAACGAACTTTTGACATCAATAAATGTATAACTGTAGTCAGATTATtgcatcaatttaaaaaaaaaggcaccgctgggattcgaacccaggaTCTCCTGTTTACTAGACAGGCGCTTTAACCAACTAAGCCACGGCGCCTGCCAGCAACGTAGCTGATATATTTGTTTATGTAGAGTTTATAAAAGCAGTTCTGATAAAACtcctcaaataaaaacactttacaGATTAATTTGCCATTCTCTAACTCTCCAACTGTtcaatgtttcagtacttttcAATGACACTAAAACCAGAGCAGCACATGGCGGCCATGATCATTCTTTAACAATTtattcaacttaaaacattttgaGACGTGTCATGTGACTGCTGTACAGAGCACgaacaaaaactttttttacaTGCACATGGTCTCAGCACAGATGCAGgctatttttctttaaatcagaattttgtgtatgtactgtacgtcATGAGTTtcgtttttaaaaatcacaccGCTTTCAATACAGGCGCTGACAAAAAGCTCAACAACAACCAGCTGAATGAAATACACAACAACATATTGTTtggatttaaaaatatatagaagGGAAGGAAAGGGAGAGGAGTGGcgggagagagagaaaaaaaggaaaaacctagaaagaaaataaagttgtaaaaatcAGAAACGTCCCAGAAGTGTCGCCATGTGGATGAAGATGTGAAGTATGCACATGttagtttttaaattattgtaaatcctatagaaaaacaaaaaatgatgtcacacaCTCGGCAAACAAGACATTCTTCTGCACAGGTGATCCGGTGTTCCTCCCCTTAAAGGAAATAGTGGATATTTTAGAAAGGGGTGGGAAGAACACGGGATCAGTACAGCAGGTTTGCAGCGGGGCAGCCGcctactgtatttataaatatcaCTCCATCCTGATCAAGTCCCGTAATGTTTGCATGTCGTGCAGCTGCACTGGTGCAAGCCCCCCCCACGTCGTTCCATCCTAGCGCCCTTTCTTTACTCTGATAATCTTACATTGCCCCCTGCCGCTGCTGCCCAAACACCCCCAGGGGTGTGCGTGTGCGGTTGATGTGAGTGTGAGAGACAAGACTACTGGTGGGCGCACTGGACCCCCGGCCCGTGGTGGCCGCCCTCCTCGTCGGAGCTGTCGTTGTAGGCTTCCCTGCGCCCGCCCGACGTGGAGCCCTGGCTGACGTCGTAGTCCTGCAGGTCCACCTCCTCTGTGTCGCCCGTGATGATGGGCGCCTCCGACCGCGACGGCAGCATGTCCTCCAGCTCCTGCACGTGCGCGCAAAATGTTTAGGCTACGGGAAGGTTCAGTGAAGGATAGCTGTGCGTCCTACCGTCAGTTTCTCCGAACTGATCCAGTTGCTGCTTGGGAACTGGACATCAAATTTGACGTACAAGTCTCCTTTCTCAAAGGGGTTTCGGTACTGAGGCATGCCCTCCCCTCGTACTACCCTCACCGAGCCTGCACAGTGGGACAATACGCAACACAGttcatcgtgtgtgtgtgtgtgtgtgtgtgggacaaTACGCAACACAATtcgtcgtgtgtgtgtgtgtgggacaaTATGCAACACAGTTCGTCGTGTCTGTGTGTTGCGAGTCAGGATAATGTGGACTACCTTCAAGGAATTACGTTACCTGGCTCAATGACCTTCCCCGCCGGGTACTTGACTACAATCTGTCTGCCGTCTAAATGCTTCAGCATGAACTGGAAGCCGCACAGCGCCTCCACTAGACCGATCTTGTGGGTCATGAACAGGTCGTTGCCGTCTCGCCTGAACGTCTGCGCAAAGGACACACAGGGGACGCCAAGTTGAAAACTTCAAAGTATCTGTTTGTCTGGTgttgaatgttaaaaaaaaaaaaaaaaagtggtcctAAAAACATCACCAAGGGGGAAAAACCTCCTCCCTCGTggacaggctttgctacacatcttaaaatacagcCTGGTGCTtgcaggctaacctagcatgatgctgctgttcatgtactgtatgaccTATGTTCATGGAGCACCTGGTGGCAAGGCTGGGCATTGCACCAGCTTGACACGAATGACAAACAAGTGAAGCATCAGAGGCTGCCTGCTGCTGGGGGAAGTAGTCTGTTGTGGTGAGGGCACAAGGTTGCTCAGCCTGTTCCAGTCTAGCAGCTTTATTCTTCAAGGCAGCAATTAAATGTGACAAAGCTGGCGTTCAGTTTCGGCGTTCAAGACAGACTGCTGCTGATTTATCACGGTAGAGATGTTCTGACAGGTCGTGCCTGAAACATGCAGTCAGTTCTGAGTATTTTGTCTCATCTTTGCCATGGTGACATCCTGGATCTGTCCAGACAACCTGCTGCTCAACTCAAGAGGTCTGAAGCAGTGTCTGCTGGTGACTGCTGAGACAAACCACGGCTTCCACTTCCTGACCAGCCGCGCGTTTAATGTTTACAATACAAATCATCAATATTCAACAAGTGACAGCCTCTGGTGATAAAACAGGTCTGAATGAAGGCAGAGCAAAGTTCAGCAGGGTCACAGCCGGCGTGCCTACCTCGTGCTCTTTTTCCTGCAGGACGAGGACGATGTCACCCGGCTCCACTCCGGGCGCCTGGTCCGCCTCGCCGCCAAAGGTGATTTTCTGGCCGTGCTTCATGCCTTTGTCCACGTGCACCTCTAGGATCTTCACCTCCTTCACCACCTTCTTGCCTTCGCATTTCTTGCAGCGGTCTTTCTCGCTGATGACCTCGCCTGCGGTGAGTCAGGAAGTAAACAGGACGCGTGAAACCGAGCGGGGAGCAAAAACACGAGGTGTAGGGGGCGTTTTGATTGTTGGCCTACCTTCGCCGTTACAGTCTGTGCACACGGACTGCATCTGTTGGACCATGCCTGGTGCCAGCTGCCTGATCATGATGCGCATGCCACGCCCTCGACACGCGCTACATTTTTGTTCGGCGCCTGTCTTGCCGCCCTGTCTGCACGTATACATGATATAAAAAGCTGTAAGAATATTGTCATGAACCAGCGTACACATGTACAGATGACAAGGTGGCCATGCAGGTTAGAGGACGTACCCGTTACAAGTGCTACAAAGTACATTCTTGCTGAGTTGTAGTTTGGTCGTCTTCCCGTTGTAAAGGTCCTCCAGTGACACTCTGCAAGaaagaaacatttatttaaacatgATTGTCAAAGTTTGTTTTCAGAACCTGTATTTCATAAAGCCAAACCAACAAACAACTCATTAGGCAACTTTAGCGCCACAAATGCACAGTAAATACTATAGTTTTCACCCAAACTATTCCCAATATGTCTACtcatataaaatgtgtttttttttgtaactttaatgatttggagtgcatgagaaagcggaAAAAAACCCATGTACATTTAATGTTTTGCAATGTGGAAGCCTGTCATATCCACGTGGGTCTTACTTGAGTGGATGCACCATGTCCTCCCCTCTCCTTCGCCCTCCATTACGGGAGCGGCTGCTCTGGCCTCCCATGAAGCCAAAGAGTCCGCCGCCGAAGATGTGGGAGAAGATGTCGTCCATGCCGGGGCCGCCACCGCCGCCTTCCCGCAGGCCCTGCTCGCCATAGCGGTCGTACAGCTCCTTCTTCTCAGGGTTGGTCAGCACCTCGTAGGCGAAGCTAATTTCTTTGAACTGAGTTAGAAATGTTGAAGACGTGTAGCAAATCATAaaaggcaattaaaaaaaaaaaaaaagggaccaAGTTACACAACCATACATGCTAACATGACATCCTAACTTAGTGAGGACATGAAGGTGCAACACCACATGGGCTCCTGACAGGCAGGCTGTTAGATACTTAACCTCCAGGCAAGTTCCAACTATGGGTTGATATAGAGACAGTGGCAGGGTTACATACTCCTTAATGACGTTGTAATAGATATATCTGTCCTTAGAGCAACCTGTGGCTATGGAGCCACATACGGCTGCTCGACCTACTTATTGTGTGGCTCCACTCATAGAGCTCAGAgagttttttagttttttttaacacaggagTGGAGGAAAAGTCAACGCATTAGCAACCTTTTCATCTCAACAATAAGAGCACTACGTGAGTAATATGTTGCCCGACACCTGTGCTATCTATGCCTGACgtatggcaacacagcacacgcctgtgggttcaacacatcaaagcccagTTTCAACAGGGAGGAATAATACAGGACGTGACAGAGTATTTCAACATAGTGGctgcgctggacctccactttctctcctATTGTACAAACGGTATGATGCAAAAttgtagtggttttgaaactgactttttcataccgtggtataccttgaaactggTAAGCAGCCCGTGCCTTGTTGACAACAAGACCATCACACAGCCGTGAGAGCTTATTTTCTGCAGCAAACATAATGAATGCAG
The sequence above is a segment of the Dunckerocampus dactyliophorus isolate RoL2022-P2 chromosome 3, RoL_Ddac_1.1, whole genome shotgun sequence genome. Coding sequences within it:
- the lrp3 gene encoding low-density lipoprotein receptor-related protein 3 yields the protein MSASCKGRNAFFNARNVHRLETDGSHTGETVEVVSEIGARVSAELGNMGATVRLLLAGLMWLCPAVLCAAAGCSERVEVHTERRGVIYSPSWPVNYPPGVNCSWHIQGGHGEVITISFRVFDIGESGSCEGGDWLLMTSTVWRGESRLCGSMRPPPFISSRGRVWLYFHSQANSSGQAQGFHLTYIKGHLGQSSCQSDEFLCGNGKCLPHSWKCNGQDECGDATDERSCSPPPTEARPSLCPHGTLTCTAAQSTRCLPAVLRCDKVRDCLDGSDELGCPDTTCGKRLGNFYGSFASPDFFRANRSEAAELRCSWFLDTQDPKPIVLQLDLQLGPGDSLHVYDGLLHRAEHLLQVLSYHNNRRPALLESSRGQMSVLYTAKPRSPGRGFNATYQVKGYCFPGERPCGSDQGCYSEQQRCDGYWHCPSGRDEESCPMCSDGDFPCGGDTGVCYSPSERCNNQKRCPDGSDEKNCYDCQPGNFHCGTNLCIFETWRCDGQEDCLDGSDERDCLTAVPRKVITAALIGSLVCSLLLVIALGCALKLHSVRSREYRAFETQMTRMEAEFVQREAPPSYGQLIAQGLIPPVEDFPAYNPTQASVLQNLRLAMSRQIRRHTTRRSSSSSSSSQRRLANMWSRMFRQARGHAPLLDPPAGTHITLGLHSYQTAGGRRVQLDAGRRDVHTEVAPRSSAGVNLQGCTAESPASPLSYQSEDSLEGAELSPVSRAPEPSTPGQSDASGLPPLLTAPRSSRKLVLDMAVNLKGVSLRRYSPLGPLSPLSDTAMPANSQRHPLGSTPSESSSSSSTSPDGEGRSKEARYGEKHSLEEKRKRRRRRKGRTVACGEGAHSGRETASC
- the dnaja2a gene encoding dnaJ homolog subfamily A member 2a: MANVVDTKLYDILGVSPSASENELKKAYRKLAKEYHPDKNPNAGDKFKEISFAYEVLTNPEKKELYDRYGEQGLREGGGGGPGMDDIFSHIFGGGLFGFMGGQSSRSRNGGRRRGEDMVHPLKVSLEDLYNGKTTKLQLSKNVLCSTCNGQGGKTGAEQKCSACRGRGMRIMIRQLAPGMVQQMQSVCTDCNGEGEVISEKDRCKKCEGKKVVKEVKILEVHVDKGMKHGQKITFGGEADQAPGVEPGDIVLVLQEKEHETFRRDGNDLFMTHKIGLVEALCGFQFMLKHLDGRQIVVKYPAGKVIEPGSVRVVRGEGMPQYRNPFEKGDLYVKFDVQFPSSNWISSEKLTELEDMLPSRSEAPIITGDTEEVDLQDYDVSQGSTSGGRREAYNDSSDEEGGHHGPGVQCAHQ